The following coding sequences are from one Paenibacillus tundrae window:
- a CDS encoding IucA/IucC family protein, whose product MSTVMKLSSLQAAEHQIMEDLINAFLAEGLLPLSGNTLIELSAAPEKIRRMMEPYQIGQRAGWPKDQTLGRQERTLENQRTFAEEGALEGQRTLEERRLLNDEQSLREEGNRSSHAGLQWEDARSIKAGQAPKFLVHLEGIVFMVQSSIRQGKQWVQGSPIYTQNTEGEWIMLSTPLAVGHAVLRLALSDEAYAHPGVAEFVDSIETATEQLALGLEQVDQLHNVKPSNAYEWFIKGERIAALRDRPFHPTSKAKIGFTEKDVRRYAAEFGEKIPLRWVAVRKDVVQQGCEDNKAISTLDILDEPQRKMVEEAFQRNGIDLKTYMPMPVHPWQLENIILPRYAAEFKDRTILVLDVEAGEVQATSSLRSMSSVTASTYMLKLPVSVLSLGAARYLPVVKLLNGLAGERMLRQAVACDDSLAGKVFLCQEQNWWGYMPETMGLFDDHPRHLAAQIRIYPPELLQEGVKVIPMAALGVSLDGRHLLSELLGEELSKDDVIAFYTKLAGLFYDVVMRLFKVGVVPEIHGQNCCVVLRNQQVKGLLFRDHDSVRLHQPYLDKHGIADPAYWIRPGYSNSLYNETIEKLIFYVQSLGTQVNLAAIIEALVAVYDLPEAKLWDITEQMWKEALHRVQLPEADRAELFRLIFQRREWPAKLVVRPLLEADGVPGAMPSGKGAGHNPFYIG is encoded by the coding sequence ATGTCAACAGTGATGAAGCTTTCCAGTCTGCAAGCCGCTGAGCACCAGATCATGGAGGATCTGATTAATGCATTTCTGGCAGAGGGGCTATTGCCGCTTTCCGGCAATACCTTGATTGAATTGTCTGCTGCTCCAGAGAAAATCCGCCGAATGATGGAACCGTATCAGATCGGGCAGCGGGCAGGTTGGCCGAAGGATCAAACGTTGGGTAGACAAGAACGCACATTGGAAAACCAGCGTACGTTTGCAGAAGAAGGGGCATTGGAAGGACAGCGGACGTTGGAAGAGAGAAGGCTGTTGAACGATGAACAGTCACTTCGAGAAGAGGGAAATAGGTCGTCTCATGCTGGATTACAGTGGGAAGATGCTAGAAGCATAAAGGCTGGCCAAGCTCCTAAGTTTCTAGTTCATCTGGAAGGGATCGTATTCATGGTTCAGTCTAGCATTAGGCAGGGCAAACAGTGGGTACAGGGCTCCCCGATATATACTCAAAACACTGAAGGTGAATGGATTATGCTCTCTACACCGTTAGCCGTTGGACATGCTGTACTGCGGCTCGCACTTTCGGACGAAGCTTATGCGCATCCAGGCGTAGCTGAATTTGTGGATAGCATCGAGACGGCAACTGAGCAGTTGGCCTTGGGGCTAGAACAAGTGGATCAGCTGCATAACGTGAAGCCTTCCAATGCCTACGAGTGGTTCATTAAGGGAGAACGAATTGCGGCATTACGGGATCGGCCTTTCCATCCAACATCCAAAGCAAAGATTGGTTTCACGGAAAAGGATGTTCGTCGTTATGCAGCAGAATTCGGAGAGAAGATACCTCTGCGCTGGGTTGCAGTGCGTAAGGATGTCGTGCAACAAGGATGTGAAGATAACAAGGCGATATCAACACTTGATATATTGGATGAACCCCAGCGAAAGATGGTGGAGGAGGCATTCCAGCGTAATGGAATTGATCTGAAAACATATATGCCTATGCCGGTTCATCCGTGGCAATTGGAGAACATCATTCTCCCGCGTTATGCAGCGGAGTTCAAGGATCGCACGATCCTTGTGCTTGATGTAGAAGCTGGTGAGGTTCAGGCGACATCTTCTCTTCGCTCGATGTCTTCTGTGACAGCATCAACTTATATGTTGAAGCTTCCTGTCAGCGTGTTGTCTCTTGGCGCGGCACGTTATCTTCCGGTCGTTAAGCTATTGAATGGTTTGGCTGGAGAACGGATGTTACGTCAGGCGGTCGCTTGTGATGATTCCCTTGCCGGGAAAGTGTTCTTATGCCAAGAACAGAACTGGTGGGGCTACATGCCCGAAACGATGGGGCTATTTGATGATCATCCTCGCCATCTTGCAGCTCAGATACGGATCTATCCGCCAGAGCTTCTGCAGGAAGGGGTGAAAGTCATCCCGATGGCTGCCCTTGGGGTGTCACTGGATGGTCGACATCTGCTATCCGAGCTATTAGGTGAGGAGCTATCGAAAGATGATGTGATTGCCTTTTACACCAAGCTGGCTGGGTTATTTTATGATGTGGTCATGCGGCTCTTCAAGGTAGGAGTTGTCCCTGAAATCCATGGACAGAACTGCTGTGTGGTCTTGCGTAATCAGCAGGTGAAGGGGCTGTTGTTCCGTGACCACGATTCCGTGCGATTGCATCAACCTTACCTGGACAAGCATGGTATCGCTGATCCGGCGTATTGGATTAGACCGGGATACTCTAATAGTCTGTATAATGAGACGATTGAGAAGCTTATCTTTTATGTGCAATCTTTAGGGACACAGGTCAATCTGGCTGCCATTATTGAGGCACTCGTTGCAGTCTATGATCTGCCTGAAGCAAAGTTATGGGACATTACGGAGCAGATGTGGAAGGAAGCGTTACACCGTGTGCAGCTTCCGGAGGCTGACCGGGCTGAGCTATTCCGCCTAATATTTCAGAGGCGGGAATGGCCCGCGAAGTTAGTTGTCCGTCCGCTGTTAGAAGCGGATGGGGTGCCTGGGGCAATGCCATCGGGCAAAGGCGCGGGGCATAATCCTTTTTACATTGGATGA
- a CDS encoding glycoside hydrolase family 2 TIM barrel-domain containing protein, giving the protein MNSRKLFNDGWAFAKSGLDVTEPGGLTFEPVELPHDWLIYNTLDLYEDSIGWYRKSFQVTKDDKHRMLCFDGVYMDSSVYVNGQLVGEWKYGYSAFEHEITAALVEGDNEIIVKVVHQSPNSRWYSGAGIYRNVWLKTRDHNHIVTNGTYVSMQKQSDGWQVEVDTDVVIDRDAQLMHTLLYEGKVVATTTAAVTLDTQQVEDGYIANAGYDSKSSNASTITNRQQFVVENPNLWGTEEPHLYQLVTDLQVASVDHDQTHAAAQAQAEAEAGTESPTENQNAQTQIQHQGSLGYETIESFTQNVGFREVRFDPQDGFLLNGVKMKMNGVCEHHDLGALGAAFNLVALRRRFELLQDMGVNAIRTAHNMPAKEFMELADEMGMLVVSEAFDMWERAKTPYDYARFFPEWAHTDVKSWVMRDRNHPSLMMWSIGNEIYDTHADERGQEVTRMLMDYVLEFDPKHNARVTIGSNYMPWENAQKCADIVKLAGYNYAEKYYDKHHEEHPDWIIYGSETASVVQSRGIYHFPFEQSILADDDEQCSALGNSTTSWGAKSAEACILAERDTPYSLGQFLWTGFDYIGEPTPYHTKNSYFGQIDTATFPKDSYYIYQSAWTDYKKAPMVHLFPYWDFSPGQVIDVRVCSNAPKIELQLNGDTIGTYNIDHAHGKQLVGWWKVPYVAGELKAIAYDEVGNVIATDVQRSYKDAQAVRLQADREQLTANGKDLIFVEINVEDEDSNLVQNANNRVQVRVTGAGRLLGLDNGDSTDYDPYKGTSRRLFSGKLMAIIGATNEPGTVKIEVSSEGLVGASAEFQAVHVNAGTDASENSTPGIHVQELNDQESDAQDTKVQAVFDRNEERAIHTGKAEEIPLRKIEIVSPEGQLLDPSTPAMVVQAKLYPENTSYRDIEWSVVNDAGIESNISKVELLDSDSVGNSAEAGQVKVTALGDGAFRLRATSKNGTDKIKLISQLEFTATGLGTAYHDPYAFISGGLYDYSKGDVGNGNERGVATSRDGETHVGFRNIDFGAYGSDTITIPIFALSNEEYPIQIWEGMPGEEGSTLIADVVYQKESRWNVYQEDTYTLSKRLRGITSICFVLKQKIHIKGFTFERQSRAFEQNAAASCDQLYGDTFTIQGDSVEGIGNNVSLEFDQMDFTAAGTSKLVICGHSPIDKNTIHIRFSGPDGQSNQLVEFTQSEGYEERVFELEQVTGVQKVTFIFLPGSQFDFGWFRFE; this is encoded by the coding sequence ATGAATTCGAGAAAACTCTTTAATGATGGATGGGCATTCGCCAAAAGTGGACTAGATGTTACGGAGCCTGGGGGATTAACGTTCGAACCTGTGGAGCTTCCGCATGATTGGTTAATTTATAACACATTGGATCTGTATGAGGATAGTATTGGCTGGTATCGCAAGTCGTTCCAGGTTACGAAGGATGATAAGCACAGAATGTTGTGTTTTGACGGGGTGTATATGGATTCATCCGTGTATGTGAATGGGCAGTTGGTAGGGGAATGGAAGTATGGGTATTCTGCGTTTGAACACGAGATTACAGCGGCCTTGGTCGAGGGAGATAATGAAATCATCGTCAAGGTGGTGCATCAGAGCCCTAACAGCAGGTGGTACTCGGGCGCGGGGATCTATCGTAATGTATGGCTGAAAACGAGGGATCACAATCATATCGTCACCAATGGTACGTATGTATCCATGCAGAAGCAGTCCGATGGCTGGCAGGTTGAAGTGGATACAGATGTCGTTATTGATCGGGACGCACAGCTTATGCACACACTGCTCTATGAGGGCAAGGTTGTAGCAACCACAACGGCGGCTGTGACGCTGGATACTCAGCAAGTTGAGGATGGTTATATAGCTAATGCTGGTTATGATAGTAAATCTAGCAATGCTAGTACTATTACGAATCGCCAGCAATTTGTAGTAGAGAACCCGAATCTGTGGGGTACGGAAGAACCGCATCTCTATCAATTGGTGACCGATTTACAGGTGGCGTCAGTGGATCACGACCAGACTCACGCTGCAGCTCAAGCTCAAGCTGAGGCTGAGGCGGGGACTGAGAGTCCAACTGAAAACCAGAATGCTCAGACGCAGATACAGCATCAGGGTAGCCTAGGTTATGAAACGATAGAGAGTTTCACCCAAAACGTTGGTTTCCGAGAAGTTAGGTTTGATCCGCAGGATGGCTTCTTGCTGAATGGGGTCAAAATGAAAATGAACGGTGTCTGCGAACACCATGATCTGGGTGCTTTGGGTGCAGCATTCAATCTTGTCGCTCTGCGTAGAAGGTTTGAGTTGTTACAGGATATGGGTGTTAATGCCATTCGAACCGCTCATAATATGCCTGCCAAAGAGTTCATGGAGCTTGCTGATGAGATGGGCATGCTGGTTGTTTCAGAAGCTTTTGACATGTGGGAGCGTGCCAAGACCCCTTACGATTATGCGAGATTCTTCCCAGAGTGGGCGCATACGGATGTAAAGAGCTGGGTTATGCGTGACCGCAACCATCCAAGCTTGATGATGTGGAGTATTGGTAATGAGATCTATGATACGCATGCAGATGAGCGGGGACAGGAAGTCACCCGGATGCTGATGGATTATGTGCTGGAATTCGATCCGAAGCATAATGCGCGTGTTACGATTGGTTCGAACTATATGCCTTGGGAAAATGCACAGAAATGTGCGGATATCGTGAAGCTTGCGGGATATAATTACGCGGAAAAATATTATGATAAGCACCATGAGGAACATCCGGACTGGATTATCTATGGCAGTGAGACGGCATCTGTGGTGCAGAGTCGGGGAATCTATCATTTCCCATTCGAGCAATCCATTCTGGCTGATGATGATGAGCAGTGCTCCGCGCTGGGAAACAGTACAACAAGCTGGGGAGCGAAGTCGGCAGAGGCGTGTATTTTGGCAGAACGGGATACCCCTTATTCGCTGGGACAGTTCCTGTGGACAGGATTCGATTATATCGGTGAGCCAACACCGTATCATACAAAGAACTCTTATTTTGGACAGATTGATACGGCAACTTTCCCGAAAGACTCCTATTATATCTACCAATCAGCATGGACGGATTACAAAAAGGCTCCAATGGTGCACCTATTCCCGTACTGGGATTTCAGCCCTGGTCAGGTCATTGATGTACGCGTGTGCAGTAACGCGCCAAAGATTGAACTGCAGCTTAATGGTGATACGATCGGCACGTATAACATTGACCATGCTCATGGAAAACAGCTTGTTGGCTGGTGGAAAGTGCCTTATGTCGCTGGTGAGCTGAAGGCGATTGCGTACGATGAAGTGGGCAATGTGATTGCAACCGATGTTCAGCGATCTTACAAGGATGCACAGGCTGTTCGTCTTCAAGCAGACCGTGAGCAATTAACTGCGAATGGGAAGGATCTTATTTTTGTCGAGATCAATGTGGAAGATGAGGATAGCAACCTGGTGCAAAACGCCAACAATCGTGTGCAGGTACGCGTGACGGGTGCAGGACGTTTGTTAGGGCTGGATAACGGGGATAGTACGGATTATGATCCTTACAAGGGGACAAGCCGCAGGTTGTTCAGTGGCAAACTAATGGCAATCATTGGCGCAACGAATGAACCCGGAACAGTGAAGATCGAGGTGTCCTCGGAAGGGCTAGTAGGGGCATCTGCGGAATTCCAAGCTGTGCATGTGAATGCAGGTACCGATGCTTCTGAGAATAGTACTCCGGGAATCCATGTTCAAGAATTAAATGATCAGGAAAGCGATGCTCAGGATACGAAAGTACAGGCTGTATTCGATCGTAATGAGGAACGGGCTATTCATACCGGCAAAGCAGAAGAAATTCCTTTGCGCAAAATTGAGATTGTAAGCCCAGAAGGACAGTTGTTAGACCCTTCAACGCCAGCAATGGTGGTGCAAGCGAAGTTGTACCCGGAGAATACATCGTACCGAGATATCGAATGGTCTGTGGTGAATGATGCGGGAATTGAGTCGAACATTTCCAAAGTAGAATTGCTCGATTCGGACTCGGTTGGGAATTCGGCTGAAGCAGGCCAAGTGAAGGTAACTGCGCTGGGAGATGGTGCATTCCGCCTTCGAGCTACGAGTAAGAACGGCACGGACAAGATCAAACTGATCTCCCAGCTTGAATTCACTGCCACCGGACTTGGAACGGCATATCACGATCCATACGCCTTTATCTCCGGTGGGCTCTATGATTATTCGAAGGGCGACGTGGGCAATGGGAACGAACGTGGTGTAGCGACGAGCCGAGATGGGGAGACACATGTGGGCTTCCGCAATATCGACTTCGGTGCATATGGTTCGGATACCATTACGATTCCGATCTTTGCTCTATCGAATGAAGAGTATCCCATTCAGATCTGGGAAGGTATGCCTGGTGAAGAGGGAAGCACATTGATTGCTGATGTGGTATATCAGAAGGAATCCAGATGGAATGTGTACCAGGAAGACACGTATACGTTATCCAAACGGCTGCGTGGAATTACATCGATTTGTTTTGTACTGAAGCAGAAGATTCACATCAAGGGCTTTACCTTTGAACGCCAAAGCCGAGCCTTTGAGCAGAATGCCGCTGCATCGTGTGACCAGCTGTATGGAGATACGTTTACGATTCAAGGGGATTCGGTTGAGGGGATCGGGAACAATGTCTCACTGGAGTTCGATCAAATGGACTTCACGGCAGCAGGTACATCCAAACTTGTAATCTGCGGTCATTCGCCTATCGACAAAAACACGATTCATATTCGTTTCTCAGGACCGGATGGGCAGAGCAATCAGCTCGTCGAGTTCACACAGTCAGAAGGGTATGAGGAGCGAGTGTTTGAGCTTGAACAGGTGACAGGTGTGCAAAAGGTGACCTTTATCTTCCTGCCAGGCAGTCAGTTTGACTTTGGCTGGTTCCGTTTTGAGTGA
- a CDS encoding YdeI/OmpD-associated family protein, giving the protein MTDSRFNPKVDEYLSKAKTWKEETVRLREIILDCGLTEDYKWMHPCYTVQNKNVVLIHGFKEYCALLFHKGALLKDTEGILVQQTNNVQAARQIRFTNVEQIDEMEHLIKAYIQEAVEIEKSGQKVEMKQTAEYAIPEELSQKFDEMPELKTAFEALTPGRQRAYIYYFSDAKQSKTRASRIEKFVKPILDGKGLND; this is encoded by the coding sequence ATGACCGACAGCAGATTTAATCCGAAGGTTGATGAGTATTTAAGCAAAGCCAAGACGTGGAAGGAAGAAACGGTGAGACTCCGGGAGATTATTTTGGACTGTGGGTTGACCGAGGATTACAAGTGGATGCATCCATGCTACACGGTTCAGAACAAAAACGTGGTGTTGATCCATGGCTTCAAAGAATACTGTGCGCTTTTGTTTCATAAGGGAGCCCTGTTGAAGGATACAGAGGGAATCTTAGTGCAACAGACGAATAATGTACAGGCTGCCCGCCAGATTCGATTCACCAATGTTGAGCAAATAGATGAAATGGAACACCTGATAAAAGCATATATTCAAGAGGCCGTTGAGATTGAAAAGTCCGGCCAGAAGGTGGAAATGAAGCAAACGGCAGAGTATGCCATTCCGGAGGAACTTTCACAAAAGTTCGATGAAATGCCTGAACTGAAAACGGCATTTGAAGCTTTGACCCCTGGGAGACAAAGAGCATACATCTATTATTTCTCGGACGCTAAGCAATCGAAGACGAGAGCCTCCAGGATTGAAAAGTTTGTGAAGCCAATCCTTGATGGTAAAGGATTAAATGATTAG
- a CDS encoding stalk domain-containing protein: MLANLSLRTLATGTLITSIVLAALTDGSQVLAADLPHTTPTATYDAKTGSTFNQSTSPLHYTAIKGANHYTVALRSDGSVWTWGRNLFGELGVSENIRYRHTYSPIRIPKLDNVIAISASGSGNNAAVRADGTVWEWGGGRMPTQVKGITNAKEVITDAYSSAALLRNGTVWTWKSPVYSSDVELTRKPQVISSLTNIIQIAASGQDLYAVKKDGSVWKWTESNQPGTSPSVPTKVKQLSQITSVTPTETSLLALDKNGKVWRLDDTGKKTSYHHELDVKKIDANSGYILLLTIDGAVYTYGRTVTGKEGKVNQLSNITDIAAGYSHNLALSTEGSVWGWGADKYQEAGAPATSSGGMVYKPVQAPLGTDVYLNGERFESMYGAVVTSQTVQLPAKEIATAIGARFDVHKTQGTIDSYLLNYKGRTITLYPNMTLAKLTYDEVTAVQQEEISLPEPINNYTGSTTVPYEAFEALGLQVSWEATRGMMTIEDTENINTNEQ, translated from the coding sequence ATGCTCGCAAACCTTAGCCTAAGAACGTTGGCAACTGGTACATTAATTACATCTATTGTACTCGCCGCATTAACAGATGGATCGCAGGTTCTAGCGGCTGACTTGCCCCATACAACACCAACAGCTACATATGACGCCAAAACAGGCTCGACTTTTAATCAGAGCACCAGCCCACTTCACTATACAGCCATCAAAGGAGCTAACCATTATACAGTTGCCTTACGAAGTGATGGGTCAGTATGGACATGGGGCCGCAATCTTTTTGGAGAGTTGGGTGTTAGTGAGAACATTCGCTATCGCCATACGTACAGCCCCATTCGCATACCGAAGCTGGACAATGTAATCGCTATTTCAGCTTCTGGCAGTGGTAATAACGCGGCTGTGCGAGCGGATGGAACCGTTTGGGAGTGGGGTGGTGGCAGAATGCCTACTCAAGTGAAAGGTATCACCAACGCGAAGGAAGTTATTACAGATGCGTATTCATCGGCCGCTCTGCTCCGTAATGGAACTGTATGGACTTGGAAAAGTCCGGTTTATAGTTCAGATGTAGAACTTACACGGAAACCTCAAGTTATCAGCAGTTTAACCAACATCATTCAAATTGCAGCTTCGGGTCAAGATCTATATGCCGTGAAAAAAGATGGTTCGGTGTGGAAGTGGACTGAGTCCAATCAACCAGGTACATCACCGTCTGTACCCACGAAAGTGAAACAACTATCCCAGATCACCTCTGTTACACCTACAGAAACCTCTCTTCTTGCTCTCGATAAGAACGGCAAGGTCTGGCGTCTAGATGATACAGGTAAAAAAACGAGTTATCATCATGAACTGGATGTTAAGAAGATTGATGCTAATTCAGGATATATACTGTTACTGACCATAGACGGAGCTGTATACACCTATGGTAGAACTGTAACGGGAAAAGAGGGCAAGGTGAATCAGCTATCCAATATTACAGATATTGCAGCAGGTTACTCTCACAATCTGGCGCTTTCCACTGAGGGAAGCGTATGGGGATGGGGTGCCGATAAATATCAGGAGGCTGGCGCACCTGCCACTTCATCAGGTGGAATGGTATATAAACCTGTACAAGCCCCATTAGGAACAGATGTATACCTTAACGGAGAACGCTTCGAATCCATGTATGGTGCTGTTGTTACTTCCCAGACTGTTCAGCTTCCTGCCAAAGAAATAGCTACGGCGATTGGAGCCAGGTTTGATGTACACAAGACACAAGGAACGATTGATTCTTATTTATTGAACTATAAAGGTCGAACGATCACACTTTACCCTAATATGACGCTAGCAAAATTAACGTATGACGAAGTTACGGCAGTGCAACAAGAAGAAATTTCACTACCCGAACCGATAAATAATTATACTGGTTCAACGACGGTACCTTATGAAGCATTTGAAGCTTTAGGCTTGCAGGTGTCATGGGAAGCAACCAGAGGCATGATGACGATTGAAGATACGGAGAACATAAATACTAACGAACAATAA
- a CDS encoding ATP-grasp domain-containing protein → MKIIYCSSPLDERKVDESYEEEYTYAKQLGLDVGLIHLESLLVDGKPKRAIKNLVAAIEPTLTVYRGWMMKPSEYETLYNALTSINLYLINTPEQYQHGHYLPDSYDLIKPYTPRSVWIHQSEMDKSADWLRDTVQTFGKAPIMVKDYVKSRKHEWHEACYIPDASDQAHVQKVVQTFLERQGSDLNEGLVFREYAQLAFLSNHPQSGMPLSEEMRVFVLDGKPLYVSNYWDEGEDQDFVAQLESFMGIASTIQSRFFTMDFAKLTDGSWIILELGDGQVAGLPDYADAQQFYMNLKSAMIEV, encoded by the coding sequence GTGAAAATAATATATTGCAGTTCTCCGCTGGATGAGCGGAAAGTAGATGAGAGTTATGAGGAAGAGTATACATATGCGAAGCAACTAGGTCTGGATGTGGGTTTAATTCACCTGGAGTCACTGCTTGTGGATGGCAAGCCGAAGCGGGCAATTAAGAATCTAGTTGCCGCGATAGAGCCAACCCTGACGGTATACCGTGGATGGATGATGAAGCCAAGTGAATATGAGACGCTGTACAATGCGCTTACCTCAATCAATCTGTATCTGATTAATACACCTGAGCAATATCAGCATGGCCATTATCTGCCTGATTCTTATGATCTAATTAAGCCATACACCCCACGTTCCGTTTGGATTCATCAGTCTGAGATGGACAAGTCGGCGGATTGGCTAAGAGACACAGTCCAGACGTTTGGCAAAGCGCCTATTATGGTCAAGGATTATGTGAAATCGAGAAAGCATGAATGGCATGAAGCATGTTATATTCCAGATGCATCCGATCAGGCACACGTGCAAAAAGTGGTACAGACCTTCCTTGAGCGACAAGGCTCTGACTTAAATGAAGGACTTGTATTCAGAGAATACGCCCAGCTGGCATTCCTATCGAATCATCCGCAGAGTGGCATGCCCTTGTCCGAAGAGATGCGAGTCTTTGTCCTAGATGGCAAGCCGCTGTACGTGTCGAACTATTGGGATGAAGGAGAGGATCAGGACTTTGTCGCTCAATTAGAGTCGTTCATGGGCATAGCGAGCACGATTCAAAGTCGTTTCTTTACGATGGATTTTGCCAAGCTCACGGACGGTTCATGGATCATTCTTGAGCTTGGAGATGGGCAAGTGGCCGGGTTACCAGATTATGCAGATGCCCAGCAATTTTATATGAATTTGAAGTCAGCAATGATTGAGGTTTAA
- a CDS encoding CopG family transcriptional regulator, with amino-acid sequence MADLEKVSINLGPVDLGQIDLLVDQGYYTNRTDLIRIAIRNQLDSHAADLKQFREEYYYVMGIMDFDRERLEDVLRNGAKLSIKVIGGLIVSKDVSLELAQAAFGKVKIYGIIRAPENIKKFLRQLHEEGKA; translated from the coding sequence ATGGCAGACTTAGAGAAAGTCAGCATTAACCTCGGGCCTGTTGACTTGGGGCAGATCGACCTGCTGGTAGACCAAGGGTATTATACGAATCGTACCGATCTGATCCGCATAGCAATTCGTAACCAATTGGATAGTCATGCAGCAGATCTGAAGCAGTTCAGAGAAGAGTACTATTATGTGATGGGAATTATGGATTTTGATCGCGAACGATTGGAAGACGTTTTGCGGAACGGTGCCAAGCTTAGTATCAAAGTCATTGGTGGCTTAATTGTTTCGAAGGATGTATCGCTAGAATTAGCCCAAGCTGCATTTGGTAAAGTGAAAATCTACGGGATTATCCGCGCTCCCGAGAACATCAAGAAATTTTTGCGCCAGTTGCATGAGGAAGGTAAGGCATAA
- a CDS encoding ABC transporter ATP-binding protein, with the protein MKPKHTIWRLMSYSLQYKSSYVILFFTMILGIGLDLGMAWYLNQVTNAAIAEGQVLWKSLALIGVIILLLNVINSYVDTYFKTRVSSKIRNRIRLDTLKKLLRLPESHYNENHSGELLSRMTSDNQAIGRACTDTIIDLVRSPLLAILAFVYLLTIQWQLALICVIIGPMTVLIGALYGKSLRRNSQELQTGVGKMTSLLQEIFGSSIVFKTFGLEKKLFGRFHKSSEDISRLEVEGGRIHASLSATAIAVGHFSFIITFVMGALFVSNGSMTIGGLIAFIQLLNHLTWPFTGMASLWGDLQQALGAADRIFKLMDQKHEYTELPEQTINQQPAYLEVDHLTFAYNPSHPVLHQISFAVQPGQVTAIVGSSGGGKSTIFKLLLGLFQQNEGQIRINHTDTQSMKLEELRSYFALVPQDNILYSGTVRENIANGNLNATEDEIRSAAQDANALDFILELPDGFETDIGEGGTFLSGGQKQRIAIARALLRNAPILLLDEATAALDRKSESLIQEALERLMVGRTTIIIAHRLSTIQNADEIIVLDQGRIVDRGSHEQLLAAGGLYQQLVHKGNQTDVIVDPNVGGVSNA; encoded by the coding sequence ATGAAACCAAAACACACGATTTGGCGTTTAATGAGTTATTCTCTACAGTACAAGAGTAGTTACGTTATCCTATTTTTCACGATGATTCTGGGTATAGGATTGGATCTGGGGATGGCTTGGTATCTGAACCAAGTAACGAATGCAGCCATTGCGGAAGGTCAGGTTTTATGGAAGTCTCTTGCCTTAATCGGGGTCATTATTCTTCTGCTCAATGTGATTAACAGCTATGTCGATACATACTTCAAAACCAGAGTATCCTCCAAGATCCGTAACCGTATTCGTCTGGATACATTGAAAAAATTACTTCGTTTGCCTGAATCACACTATAACGAGAATCATTCAGGTGAGTTGCTGAGCCGTATGACCAGTGATAACCAAGCCATTGGCCGTGCATGCACAGATACGATTATAGATCTCGTTCGCAGTCCGTTACTTGCCATCTTAGCTTTTGTCTATCTGTTAACGATCCAGTGGCAACTAGCCTTAATCTGTGTAATCATCGGTCCCATGACCGTACTAATCGGTGCATTATATGGGAAATCCCTCAGGAGAAATTCACAGGAACTCCAGACCGGTGTCGGGAAAATGACATCTCTTCTGCAGGAGATTTTCGGCTCAAGTATTGTATTCAAAACCTTCGGTTTAGAGAAAAAATTGTTCGGCAGATTCCATAAGAGCAGTGAGGACATCAGTCGCTTGGAGGTTGAAGGCGGGCGTATTCATGCTTCGCTGTCCGCTACAGCCATCGCGGTAGGACATTTTTCTTTTATTATTACATTCGTTATGGGCGCTCTCTTTGTGTCGAATGGCTCAATGACGATTGGCGGATTAATCGCATTTATCCAGCTTCTGAATCACCTGACTTGGCCGTTCACAGGCATGGCTTCACTCTGGGGAGATTTACAACAAGCCCTTGGAGCCGCAGATCGTATTTTCAAATTAATGGATCAAAAGCATGAGTATACAGAGTTGCCTGAGCAGACGATTAATCAGCAGCCTGCATATTTGGAGGTAGATCATCTCACATTTGCCTATAATCCGAGTCATCCCGTATTACATCAGATTTCATTCGCTGTGCAGCCAGGACAGGTGACTGCAATTGTAGGCTCTAGTGGCGGAGGAAAGTCGACGATCTTTAAGTTGTTATTAGGGCTATTCCAGCAAAATGAAGGGCAGATTCGAATCAATCATACGGATACGCAGTCAATGAAACTGGAGGAATTGCGAAGTTACTTTGCTCTCGTGCCTCAGGATAACATCCTATACAGTGGCACGGTTCGCGAGAATATTGCGAATGGCAATCTGAATGCCACGGAGGACGAGATTAGGTCAGCGGCACAGGATGCCAATGCGCTTGATTTTATCTTGGAACTACCAGATGGATTCGAGACAGACATCGGTGAGGGGGGAACCTTTTTATCAGGAGGACAGAAACAGAGAATTGCGATCGCCAGGGCACTACTTCGGAATGCTCCAATCCTTCTATTAGATGAAGCAACGGCTGCTCTGGATCGGAAGTCGGAAAGCTTAATACAGGAGGCATTGGAGAGATTAATGGTAGGGCGCACCACAATCATCATTGCTCATCGGTTGTCCACGATTCAGAATGCAGATGAAATTATCGTATTAGATCAGGGAAGAATTGTGGATCGTGGCAGTCATGAGCAGCTTCTGGCGGCTGGAGGGTTGTACCAGCAGTTAGTTCACAAAGGCAATCAGACAGATGTCATCGTGGATCCTAACGTGGGTGGAGTGAGTAACGCATAA